The genomic window GCCTTTGGCTTCCACATCGTATTCCTGGAGGAACGTCGGGACCGACCAGCTCCAGATATGGCGGCCGTTGCCCCACAAATTCGGCAAGGCCTCCATGCCGCAGCCATGCAAGCGCTCACGGAAGAACTAGCAGCCAAAACATCGGTCGAGAAGCTCGTTCCTGATGTCGACGATGAATCCGCGGATGATGGACATCAACACTAGAATAGGCCCTGTTAACCCGTTCTCCAAAAAAATGCTTGGCTGTAAAGGCTGGCTGTAAAGGCTGGCGAAATTTTCGGCGGAGGGATCGAAAGGATTATCCTGCTAAGCAGGACGCTGTTGGTGATTGCCTTGGTTGCAGCTTCGTTGCAAGCGGTTCCGTCGCGTGCCCATACGGAGCTTCTCCAGGCAGTTCCGAAACCTGAAGCCGTCGTCGAGAAGTCCCCAGAAAAGATAAGCCTGATCTTCAGCGAGGAATTGGACCCCGCCTTTTCGGGCATGTCACTGATCGATGATAACGGCGATACCATCCAAGTAGATGGGCTCATCATCGCGGGCAAGAAGATGGACACGAGCATTTCCGAAACGCTTGGCGAAGGAATTTACCGGGTCAATTGGCATCTGCTTTCCATTGACTGACACAGGGTTGAGGGAAGCTTCACGTTTGAAGTCGCACCCTAGACATGGAGCCAGCGGCGAATCTTGTCTTGGTGCGGTTCTTGTACCTCGGCAGCGTCACGATCGTGTTCGGAGCCATACTCTTCCAGCTCTATGCATCTTCAGATCAGTCGACGGCGCGTCAGCTCGATATGCCGCGCTCTCGATGCGTCATGCTCGCCTTCGTGTCGTTGGCCCAGCTGTCATTTGGTTGTTGATCTTCGCCACATCGTTGGGCGGAACAGATAACCTGCCGGGCACGGTCTACGCGCTTCTCTTTTCCAGCCGGCTTGGACCCTTCTGGCTCGTGCGGCTGAGCCTAGCCACCTTGCTCCTATTTTTCGCAATCACCGGGCGACCGCAATTGGTCGCCAGCGCGGCGCTTATCATGCTTCTCGCTGAGGGTGGCAGCGGCCACGGCGCGGGAAATGGGCTCGTCGGGCCATCGTTGCATGCAGTCCATGCCGT from Georhizobium profundi includes these protein-coding regions:
- a CDS encoding copper resistance CopC family protein yields the protein MIALVAASLQAVPSRAHTELLQAVPKPEAVVEKSPEKISLIFSEELDPAFSGMSLIDDNGDTIQVDGLIIAGKKMDTSISETLGEGIYRVNWHLLSID